In Anseongella ginsenosidimutans, one genomic interval encodes:
- a CDS encoding leucine-rich repeat domain-containing protein codes for MRHHSQGHHAGASQTKSGNLIFLPFFHLLAIINESKMKTGPMLFLSLLLVFNACRGQENPENGCEPDISVDEISAELTLRDIDFEEPALLDAIIENNRSYIYTDTLATPIKYVEEIILSNTELKSTKDLHYFINLKKLILHDVNISCINLSNNINLEQLQLPDNHLRTIDLSNNTKLTGLNLGGNALETIDLTKNPLIEQLLLNNNLLQAIELGNLENLKGINVSFNQLTELDLKNNPGVTHINAQKNAISAISTAHLYKLHELTLADNKLTEIDLSANESLSDVVLFNNQISAVKLPNTYIDRILLANNKIVDIVLPKDMGFDTFWLYDNPLSKKTLKYLEKIGGISIGNE; via the coding sequence ATGCGACATCACAGCCAGGGACATCACGCCGGCGCCAGCCAAACAAAATCAGGAAATTTGATATTTTTGCCGTTCTTCCACCTCTTGGCTATTATTAATGAAAGTAAAATGAAAACAGGTCCGATGTTATTTTTAAGCTTACTGCTAGTGTTCAATGCCTGCCGCGGGCAGGAAAACCCGGAAAATGGATGCGAACCTGATATTTCAGTTGATGAGATATCGGCGGAACTCACCCTGCGGGATATAGATTTTGAAGAACCGGCCCTGCTGGATGCCATTATAGAAAATAACAGATCTTATATTTATACCGATACATTGGCAACGCCGATAAAATATGTAGAAGAAATAATATTAAGCAATACTGAGTTAAAATCAACCAAAGACCTGCACTATTTCATCAACCTTAAAAAGCTGATCCTTCACGACGTCAATATATCCTGCATCAATCTGTCAAACAATATAAATCTTGAGCAACTACAGCTCCCTGATAACCATCTCAGGACTATTGACCTTTCCAACAACACGAAGTTAACAGGGTTGAATCTTGGGGGTAATGCCTTAGAAACCATTGACTTAACCAAAAACCCCTTAATAGAGCAATTACTTTTGAATAATAATTTGCTACAGGCTATTGAACTCGGTAATCTTGAAAATCTTAAGGGCATCAATGTTTCTTTTAATCAATTGACCGAACTGGATCTGAAAAACAATCCTGGTGTAACCCATATAAACGCTCAAAAAAATGCGATCAGCGCGATCTCCACGGCACATTTATATAAATTGCATGAATTGACCCTGGCCGACAACAAGTTAACGGAGATTGATCTTAGCGCAAACGAATCGTTGTCTGATGTAGTGCTTTTTAACAACCAGATCAGCGCGGTGAAGCTTCCTAACACCTACATTGACAGGATCCTGTTGGCAAACAATAAAATTGTTGACATCGTCTTACCCAAGGACATGGGATTCGATACATTCTGGCTATATGATAATCCTTTAAGCAAAAAGACCCTTAAGTACCTGGAAAAAATTGGCGGGATTTCCATAGGAAACGAATAA
- a CDS encoding TetR/AcrR family transcriptional regulator: protein MKKAETTRLSILEKGFGIIYRNGYQATSVDEIIATTQVTKGAFYYHFKSKEEMGLAMIRELMYPGMYNAMVKPLLESDKPVLEIYSMMKNILLENEFFDVKYGCPAINLTEEMAPLSHSFHKALAQLTTAWKTGIEKSISKGKEAGNIRQDVDPEQVSCFILAGYGGIRIMGKIAGRPCYTMYLKELKNYLESLK from the coding sequence ATGAAAAAGGCTGAAACCACACGTTTATCCATCCTTGAAAAAGGATTCGGCATAATTTACCGCAACGGTTACCAGGCGACGAGCGTGGATGAGATCATTGCCACTACGCAGGTGACAAAGGGAGCGTTCTATTATCATTTTAAATCGAAAGAAGAAATGGGACTGGCAATGATCAGGGAGCTGATGTACCCGGGTATGTACAATGCCATGGTAAAACCCCTGCTTGAGTCCGATAAACCGGTATTGGAAATTTATAGTATGATGAAAAATATCCTATTGGAGAATGAGTTCTTTGATGTAAAATATGGTTGTCCTGCCATAAATTTAACGGAGGAAATGGCCCCGTTAAGTCACTCTTTCCATAAGGCGCTTGCGCAGTTGACTACGGCATGGAAAACCGGTATTGAAAAAAGCATTTCAAAGGGAAAAGAAGCCGGAAATATTCGCCAGGATGTCGATCCGGAACAAGTCTCCTGCTTTATACTTGCGGGATACGGCGGTATCCGTATTATGGGCAAAATAGCTGGCAGGCCCTGTTATACCATGTACTTGAAAGAATTGAAAAATTACCTGGAAAGCCTCAAATAA
- a CDS encoding DUF3817 domain-containing protein: MIHLLKNNIGRLRIIGFLEGISLLVLVFIAVPLKYGWNEASLVKMIGPVHGLLFLLFVFTTLGVGIEKNWSRPVTWKVLIACMIPFGTFYIDRTILKKMQEKRPG; encoded by the coding sequence ATGATCCATTTATTAAAAAACAACATCGGCCGCCTTCGTATTATTGGTTTCCTGGAAGGTATCTCACTGCTGGTCCTGGTCTTTATTGCCGTACCGCTTAAATATGGCTGGAACGAAGCCTCTTTGGTAAAAATGATCGGCCCGGTACATGGCCTGCTATTCCTGCTGTTCGTTTTTACGACGCTTGGTGTCGGCATTGAAAAGAACTGGAGCCGCCCGGTGACATGGAAGGTATTGATCGCCTGCATGATCCCCTTCGGCACATTTTACATTGATCGGACTATCCTGAAAAAAATGCAGGAAAAACGGCCGGGATGA
- a CDS encoding catalase — MEKDKAKLTRQTGAPVPDNQNTQTAGPRGPMLMQDFWFLEKMANFDREVIPERRMHAKGSGAFGTFTVTHDITPYTKASIFSEIGKQTEMFARFSTVAGERGAADAERDIRGFALKFYTDEGIWDLVGNNTPVFFFRDPMKFPDLNHAVKRDPKTNLRSANNNWDFWTLLPESLHQVTIVMSDRGIPKGYRHMHGFGSHTYSFINRDNVRHWVKFHFITQQGTENLTDEEAAAIIGTDRESAQRDLFDAIERNEFPKWKMFIQIMTEEEAKTYRFHPFDLTKVWSKKDFPLIPVGEFELNKNPENYFQDVEQAAFNPTNNVPGIGFSPDKMLQGRLFSYGDAQRYRLGVNHYQIPVNKPRCPYHAFHRDGTMRVDGNYGSAKNYNPNSYGEWQEQPAAKEPPLELEGTAYAHNFRDDDEDYFTQPGDLFRIIKADGKADLLFKNTAAQVGGAEKFIQIRHIKHCYKADPEYGEGVANALGITMAEVNSFDMTPYDKWAPKPTNG; from the coding sequence ATGGAAAAGGACAAAGCAAAACTTACCAGGCAGACCGGAGCGCCGGTCCCGGACAATCAGAACACGCAAACCGCCGGTCCCCGCGGCCCCATGTTAATGCAGGATTTTTGGTTCCTTGAAAAAATGGCCAACTTCGACAGAGAAGTGATCCCTGAAAGAAGAATGCATGCAAAAGGCTCAGGCGCATTCGGCACGTTTACCGTCACACATGACATTACCCCTTATACCAAAGCCAGTATTTTCAGCGAAATCGGCAAGCAAACCGAAATGTTTGCAAGATTCTCTACTGTCGCCGGTGAGCGGGGAGCCGCAGATGCGGAGAGAGATATCAGGGGCTTTGCACTGAAATTCTATACCGATGAAGGAATATGGGATCTGGTCGGGAATAATACACCGGTGTTCTTTTTCCGGGATCCGATGAAGTTCCCGGATCTGAATCACGCGGTAAAACGCGACCCCAAAACCAACCTAAGGAGCGCTAACAATAACTGGGATTTCTGGACACTGCTTCCTGAATCATTGCACCAGGTCACGATTGTCATGAGCGACCGCGGTATTCCTAAAGGTTACCGTCATATGCACGGTTTCGGAAGCCATACCTACAGCTTCATTAACCGGGACAATGTGAGGCATTGGGTAAAATTCCACTTCATTACCCAGCAGGGAACCGAGAACCTGACTGACGAAGAAGCCGCAGCGATCATCGGCACAGACCGGGAGTCGGCGCAAAGGGATCTGTTTGATGCAATAGAACGGAATGAGTTTCCCAAGTGGAAAATGTTCATCCAGATCATGACGGAAGAAGAAGCAAAAACCTACCGCTTCCACCCCTTCGACTTAACAAAAGTCTGGTCAAAAAAGGATTTTCCGCTTATTCCCGTGGGAGAATTCGAACTGAACAAAAACCCCGAAAATTACTTCCAGGACGTAGAACAGGCCGCGTTCAATCCTACCAACAACGTGCCGGGAATCGGCTTTTCTCCAGACAAAATGCTGCAGGGAAGGCTGTTTTCCTACGGCGATGCGCAGCGTTACCGCTTAGGAGTAAATCATTACCAGATTCCCGTTAATAAACCACGATGCCCCTATCACGCATTTCACCGGGATGGAACCATGCGCGTCGACGGCAATTACGGCTCCGCTAAAAATTATAATCCCAATAGCTATGGGGAATGGCAGGAACAACCAGCTGCAAAGGAACCGCCTTTAGAACTTGAAGGAACGGCATATGCGCATAATTTCAGGGACGACGACGAGGATTACTTTACCCAGCCCGGCGATCTGTTCCGGATCATCAAAGCCGATGGCAAGGCGGACCTGCTGTTTAAGAACACAGCTGCCCAGGTAGGTGGCGCCGAAAAATTCATCCAGATCCGCCACATCAAACACTGCTATAAGGCAGACCCTGAGTACGGAGAAGGTGTTGCAAACGCGCTTGGCATCACAATGGCCGAAGTAAACAGTTTCGACATGACCCCTTATGACAAGTGGGCGCCGAAGCCGACCAACGGATAG
- a CDS encoding N-acyl-D-amino-acid deacylase family protein: MKKLTLCSLLLCLVALLLSCTGPRQADIIIRNGMIYDGSGGKPYRGAVAITGDKITAVGDLENYHAPVEIDAKGLAVAPGFINVLSWASWTLLIDGKGESDTRQGVTLEIFGEGTSAGPLNDEMKSQYVKDFPSDKYDTTWTTLGGFLAMMENRVTPNVASFVGATTIRRYVIGNEDRPPTAAELQQMKNLVRQAMEEGALGLGTSLIYPPAFYAQTEELIEMARVAAEYDGIYISHMRNEGNHILKALDELIRIADEAAIPAQIYHLKMAGSNNWNKYDRVVAKIDSARAAGLEISANMYMYNAASTSLSATMPPWAQEGGFNKFLERLNDAPTRNRIKKEMLSPSDEWENMFLNSGGPSGILLSSFENEELRKYTGKTLEEVALMRKQSPEETAIDLIREDSSRVGAVYFMMSEENVRKQLRLPYMCFGSDAGSIAPAGGFLNSNPHPRTYGNFARLLGKYVREEQVIPLEQAIRGLTSLPAELLGISKRGSLKKDYYADVVIFDPETIQDHATYKKPHQFSTGVLHVWVNGVSVLKDGQHTGATPGRVVKLKEE; the protein is encoded by the coding sequence ATGAAGAAGCTAACGCTATGTTCTTTACTGCTGTGCCTGGTTGCCCTGCTCCTTTCCTGTACCGGGCCAAGGCAGGCAGATATTATCATCAGGAACGGCATGATCTACGACGGATCCGGCGGAAAACCCTACCGCGGCGCTGTGGCAATCACCGGCGATAAGATCACGGCGGTAGGCGACCTGGAAAATTATCATGCGCCCGTAGAAATAGATGCAAAGGGGCTCGCGGTAGCGCCGGGCTTTATCAACGTCCTCAGCTGGGCCTCCTGGACGCTGCTGATAGATGGCAAAGGCGAAAGCGATACCCGCCAGGGGGTGACCCTTGAAATATTCGGCGAAGGCACCTCCGCCGGGCCACTTAATGATGAAATGAAATCACAATATGTAAAAGATTTCCCTTCGGACAAATACGACACCACATGGACTACGCTTGGCGGTTTTTTAGCGATGATGGAAAACAGGGTCACGCCCAACGTTGCCTCTTTCGTGGGCGCCACTACCATCCGGAGGTATGTTATCGGGAATGAAGACCGGCCGCCCACCGCTGCTGAACTTCAGCAAATGAAAAACCTGGTGCGGCAGGCGATGGAAGAAGGCGCTTTAGGGCTGGGCACTTCATTGATCTACCCGCCCGCCTTTTATGCGCAGACAGAAGAGCTGATCGAAATGGCCAGGGTAGCAGCGGAATACGACGGCATCTATATTTCCCATATGCGGAATGAAGGGAACCACATACTCAAAGCCCTGGATGAACTGATAAGGATTGCCGACGAGGCAGCAATTCCGGCACAGATCTACCATCTTAAAATGGCAGGCAGCAATAACTGGAATAAATACGACCGGGTAGTCGCCAAAATCGATTCCGCAAGAGCCGCCGGCCTGGAAATATCCGCCAATATGTATATGTACAATGCTGCCTCAACCAGCCTGAGCGCCACCATGCCACCCTGGGCGCAGGAAGGCGGGTTTAATAAATTCCTGGAACGGCTGAACGACGCTCCCACACGCAACCGCATAAAAAAGGAAATGCTAAGCCCCTCAGACGAGTGGGAAAACATGTTTCTCAATAGCGGCGGCCCCTCCGGCATTCTCCTGAGTAGTTTTGAAAATGAAGAATTACGGAAATATACCGGCAAAACCCTGGAAGAAGTGGCGCTGATGAGAAAGCAGTCACCGGAAGAAACCGCCATTGATCTTATAAGAGAAGATAGTTCAAGGGTAGGCGCGGTTTATTTTATGATGTCCGAGGAAAATGTGAGAAAACAACTGCGCCTTCCCTATATGTGCTTTGGTTCGGATGCAGGCTCCATTGCCCCGGCCGGAGGCTTCCTGAATTCCAATCCCCACCCCAGAACCTATGGCAATTTCGCCCGATTACTAGGCAAATACGTCCGTGAAGAACAGGTAATCCCCCTTGAACAGGCCATCCGCGGCCTCACCAGCCTGCCTGCGGAGCTTCTCGGGATCTCCAAAAGAGGAAGCCTGAAAAAAGACTATTATGCCGACGTGGTTATCTTCGATCCGGAAACGATCCAGGATCATGCAACCTATAAAAAACCGCACCAGTTCAGCACAGGCGTACTGCACGTTTGGGTAAACGGCGTCAGCGTACTCAAAGACGGCCAGCATACGGGCGCTACCCCCGGACGCGTCGTGAAATTAAAAGAAGAATAA
- a CDS encoding ArsR/SmtB family transcription factor produces the protein MVVLTFEQPFGCIMIERRDVFQAISDPTRRVIIHKLAQGPLNIARIVEDFGMSRQAIAKHIKVLKECGMVSITQKGREQICEARIDQLDEVVDWVAKSRKLWNQRFEKLDQFLKDTKK, from the coding sequence ATGGTTGTACTTACATTTGAGCAACCATTTGGTTGTATTATGATTGAAAGAAGAGACGTTTTTCAGGCAATTTCAGATCCTACGCGGAGGGTTATCATCCATAAATTAGCTCAGGGGCCGCTCAATATCGCCCGGATCGTGGAGGACTTCGGTATGAGCAGGCAGGCCATCGCCAAACACATCAAAGTTCTTAAGGAATGTGGCATGGTTTCCATTACTCAAAAAGGGCGTGAACAGATTTGTGAAGCCCGGATCGATCAGTTGGATGAAGTTGTGGACTGGGTAGCTAAGTCCCGCAAGCTGTGGAACCAGCGCTTTGAAAAGCTAGATCAATTTCTTAAAGACACTAAAAAGTAA
- a CDS encoding SRPBCC family protein, producing MNTGKKELLISHLFDAPPEVVFRAWTDPEKLKHWYAPDGCTIEYRHIEVRPGGSFHSCVHDPVYGDCWITGTYLEVSAPEKLVFTMLLSDKDGNDVSSAAAGKPEDWPEQLLTTVTFEPVKQQTKVTIHQTVPEEEAKKTGAYQSWIKMFNKLNQMLVNSK from the coding sequence ATGAACACCGGCAAAAAAGAACTCTTAATCAGCCACTTGTTCGATGCCCCTCCGGAAGTAGTATTCCGGGCCTGGACAGATCCCGAAAAACTAAAACATTGGTACGCGCCTGATGGCTGTACTATTGAGTACCGGCATATCGAAGTCAGGCCTGGCGGCAGCTTTCATTCCTGCGTTCATGACCCGGTCTACGGCGATTGCTGGATCACGGGAACATACCTGGAAGTGTCCGCTCCGGAAAAATTAGTATTCACAATGTTGCTTTCGGATAAAGATGGAAATGATGTGAGTTCGGCGGCTGCCGGAAAGCCGGAAGACTGGCCGGAGCAACTGCTTACCACCGTTACTTTTGAGCCGGTAAAGCAGCAAACCAAGGTAACCATTCATCAAACGGTTCCGGAAGAGGAAGCGAAAAAGACCGGCGCTTACCAAAGCTGGATCAAAATGTTTAACAAGCTTAACCAGATGCTGGTAAATTCGAAGTGA
- a CDS encoding TetR/AcrR family transcriptional regulator — MASKIPEGEFRNKERTKMKLIQAVGDIIRTQGYTKLGVNRIADTAGVSKKLIYRYFGTTDNLIETYVKGKDYWMAFREAISELAGRRGDDYGRGFMSTILQNLYEHLSGSPEAQKIILWEISEKSRLMREISGGREKLGAELFALVDPFFEETDIDIRAILALLLGGVYYVALHSNATGGSFCEIGTETEERKKRLFKTLEDVLEWAYAEAARQKKDSFRL; from the coding sequence ATGGCCAGTAAGATTCCGGAGGGTGAGTTCAGGAACAAGGAACGCACCAAGATGAAGCTGATCCAGGCGGTAGGGGATATCATCCGCACGCAGGGGTACACCAAATTGGGAGTGAATCGTATTGCTGATACCGCAGGCGTCAGCAAGAAGCTGATTTACCGTTATTTCGGGACTACCGATAACCTGATAGAGACCTACGTAAAAGGGAAGGATTACTGGATGGCCTTTCGGGAGGCGATCAGCGAGCTGGCCGGACGGCGCGGGGACGACTACGGCAGAGGGTTCATGTCAACGATCCTGCAAAACCTTTACGAGCATTTGTCAGGGTCGCCGGAAGCGCAAAAGATCATTTTGTGGGAGATCAGTGAAAAGAGCCGGCTAATGCGGGAGATCAGCGGCGGCCGTGAAAAGCTCGGGGCGGAATTATTTGCGCTGGTTGATCCTTTTTTTGAGGAAACGGATATAGATATACGGGCTATCCTTGCCTTGTTGCTGGGTGGAGTCTATTATGTGGCGCTGCATTCAAACGCCACCGGAGGAAGCTTCTGTGAAATCGGAACCGAAACCGAAGAAAGAAAGAAGCGCCTGTTTAAAACCCTGGAGGACGTTTTGGAATGGGCTTATGCGGAAGCCGCCAGGCAGAAAAAAGATTCATTCCGACTTTAA
- a CDS encoding alpha/beta hydrolase: MKKIVFMLVGTTIFHICAYGQVAEKRAPRGFDKVRANIFRGNIDTVSYTSETVGTTRKALVYTPPLFSENKNYPVLYLLHGIGGDETEWLRGGSPQVIFDNLYADGKLAPMIVVMPNGRAMEDDRATGDIMAREKVVAFATFERDLLDDLIPFIEKQYPVKSSREYRAIAGLSMGGGQALNFGLGNLDEFAWVGGFSAAPNTKDPHTLVPDPGLAKEKLKLLWISCGDQDELLRFSQQTHEYLLDHEVPHIYYIEPGGHNFKVWKNDLYMFSRLLFKPVD, translated from the coding sequence ATGAAAAAAATCGTTTTTATGCTGGTGGGAACCACTATTTTCCATATATGTGCTTATGGACAGGTAGCTGAAAAGCGGGCTCCCCGGGGATTTGATAAGGTACGTGCTAATATTTTCCGTGGAAATATAGATACCGTAAGCTATACCTCTGAAACCGTGGGGACTACCCGGAAAGCCCTCGTATATACTCCGCCGTTATTCTCTGAGAATAAGAACTATCCCGTGCTGTATCTTTTACACGGAATTGGAGGGGATGAAACAGAGTGGCTTCGTGGCGGGAGCCCCCAGGTGATTTTCGACAATTTATACGCTGACGGAAAATTAGCGCCCATGATCGTGGTCATGCCTAATGGACGCGCCATGGAAGATGACAGGGCAACGGGCGATATCATGGCCCGGGAAAAGGTGGTGGCGTTCGCTACTTTTGAGCGTGACTTATTGGACGACCTGATCCCCTTTATTGAAAAGCAATACCCGGTAAAAAGTAGCCGGGAGTACCGCGCCATCGCCGGGCTGTCTATGGGCGGAGGCCAGGCGTTGAATTTTGGACTGGGTAATTTAGATGAATTTGCCTGGGTGGGCGGTTTTTCTGCTGCTCCGAATACGAAAGATCCCCACACGCTGGTGCCTGATCCTGGTCTTGCAAAAGAAAAGCTCAAGCTGCTTTGGATTTCCTGTGGAGATCAGGACGAACTACTGAGATTTAGTCAGCAAACTCATGAATACCTGTTGGATCATGAGGTACCCCATATTTATTATATCGAGCCGGGTGGGCATAATTTTAAAGTATGGAAAAATGACCTTTACATGTTTTCCAGGCTCTTGTTTAAACCAGTTGACTAA
- a CDS encoding plastocyanin/azurin family copper-binding protein has translation MSKLKIINWLLPTVLLFGWMVGGCSQKPQHTPIRVKVTLQQMQFTPSEIHVHVGDTVVFINKGIVIHDVTEENEKAWTSGPIPVGESFERVVQEDVKYYCSLHPVMKGKIITIRQ, from the coding sequence ATGAGTAAGCTGAAAATAATAAATTGGCTGCTTCCCACCGTCCTCCTTTTTGGATGGATGGTGGGCGGATGCAGCCAGAAACCGCAACATACGCCAATACGCGTAAAAGTAACGTTACAGCAAATGCAATTTACGCCTTCGGAAATCCACGTCCATGTCGGCGATACGGTTGTATTCATAAACAAGGGGATTGTCATCCACGATGTAACCGAAGAAAACGAGAAAGCATGGACTTCTGGTCCAATTCCTGTAGGGGAATCGTTTGAGCGTGTTGTTCAAGAAGACGTAAAGTATTACTGTAGTCTCCACCCAGTCATGAAGGGCAAGATTATTACCATCCGGCAGTAA
- a CDS encoding DUF4142 domain-containing protein — protein MKKLKMNFKKSALLTTSLLLFAFVGYAQETPKLSDAEVAHVAVVANQIDIDYAAIAKEKSGNADILKFAQTMANDHTAVIKQAAALAKKLGVTPKNNAVSKQLLEGAGKKQKELRALSGKAFDKVYIDNEVAYHKAVIGAVETLLIPETENSELKDLLKNVLPALKAHLDHAKMVQKAFDASK, from the coding sequence ATGAAAAAACTAAAGATGAATTTCAAAAAATCAGCCCTGTTGACTACGTCACTCTTATTGTTCGCATTCGTGGGCTATGCTCAGGAGACACCAAAGCTATCCGACGCCGAGGTGGCACATGTAGCTGTGGTAGCCAACCAGATTGATATCGATTATGCAGCCATTGCGAAAGAGAAATCGGGAAATGCTGATATCCTGAAATTTGCGCAAACCATGGCTAATGACCATACCGCTGTCATTAAGCAAGCCGCCGCGCTTGCCAAAAAACTTGGTGTTACGCCAAAGAACAATGCAGTCAGCAAGCAGCTTCTGGAGGGGGCCGGGAAGAAACAAAAAGAACTGCGGGCATTGTCGGGCAAAGCATTTGACAAGGTTTATATTGATAACGAAGTCGCCTATCACAAAGCAGTGATTGGTGCGGTCGAGACCTTGCTAATTCCTGAAACAGAAAACAGTGAACTCAAGGATTTGCTTAAAAATGTCTTGCCTGCATTGAAAGCTCACCTGGATCACGCCAAAATGGTGCAGAAAGCGTTTGATGCTTCAAAATGA
- a CDS encoding ABC transporter permease, whose amino-acid sequence MTGWLERYEYRTEITWWIFLATGIATLLIALLTISYQAIKAAVRNPVKSLRSD is encoded by the coding sequence ATGACAGGCTGGCTGGAACGATACGAGTATCGCACCGAAATTACCTGGTGGATCTTTCTGGCCACCGGCATTGCGACTTTGCTGATCGCCCTGCTGACCATCAGTTACCAGGCTATCAAAGCTGCTGTGAGGAACCCGGTGAAATCGCTTAGGTCGGACTGA
- a CDS encoding helix-turn-helix transcriptional regulator, whose translation MKNRIKVLRAERNMTQAELAVVVDVSRQTINAIEKGKFDPSLPLAFKIARFFSRAIEDVFQEED comes from the coding sequence GTGAAAAATCGTATAAAGGTACTAAGAGCAGAACGGAACATGACGCAAGCCGAGCTAGCGGTCGTTGTCGATGTTTCACGGCAAACTATCAACGCGATTGAAAAAGGGAAATTTGATCCAAGTTTGCCTCTTGCCTTTAAAATTGCCCGGTTCTTTTCGCGGGCGATCGAAGATGTTTTCCAGGAGGAAGATTAA
- a CDS encoding serine hydrolase domain-containing protein, which produces MKTMEIARLLTWKTMVLFIVLAVMCKSVAAQDLNTSKLDELLTYLEDRNEAMGSLAISKNGKLLYARSIGYRSVNNDKKIPADRDTKYRIWSITKIFTATMILQLIEEGNLKLETTLDQFFPRIANADSITILHMLNHKSGIHDFTDPGPENSSSPDSQTQARMVDLISMFKPDFRPGERFQYSNSNFLLLGYIVEKLDEVTYSAALRNRISSRIGLSDTYYGLDALRSIENKAFTYRLQEGQWIAVNEGDFSAPVPGGAGSIVSTPSDMVKFIESLFSGRLITENSLAQMTNISEFYGLGIHLVHSQSSAGFGHGGGYLGSYSNLAYYPQDRLAIAYCTNGQVYEMDKILYHVLQICYDKSYVLPFNRPSIQLSKNILQKYAGIYETPKFLLTVTMEGNHLTAQPAGQQKSTLAAFAENGFFTQEFNIEITFGSDKTGKTDSVFIRQGDRKMAGKKIK; this is translated from the coding sequence ATGAAAACAATGGAAATCGCTCGTCTATTGACATGGAAAACTATGGTCCTTTTTATTGTACTGGCCGTTATGTGTAAATCGGTCGCTGCTCAGGACCTGAATACTTCAAAACTGGACGAACTGCTCACTTACCTGGAAGACCGGAATGAGGCAATGGGCAGCCTGGCAATATCAAAAAATGGAAAGCTTTTATATGCCCGGTCCATAGGCTACCGCTCTGTCAACAATGACAAAAAGATACCTGCTGACCGCGATACAAAATACAGGATATGGTCAATTACGAAAATATTTACGGCGACAATGATCCTGCAACTGATCGAAGAAGGAAACCTGAAGCTTGAGACTACCTTAGATCAGTTCTTTCCTCGAATAGCAAATGCAGACAGCATAACCATTTTGCACATGCTCAATCACAAAAGTGGAATACATGACTTTACAGATCCCGGTCCCGAAAATTCAAGCTCCCCGGATAGCCAGACGCAAGCTCGTATGGTTGATCTGATTTCAATGTTCAAACCAGACTTCCGACCCGGCGAAAGGTTCCAATACAGTAATTCCAACTTCCTGCTGCTGGGATACATTGTTGAAAAATTGGACGAAGTAACTTACAGTGCAGCCCTTCGGAACCGGATCTCCTCCAGGATCGGCCTTTCAGATACCTACTACGGACTGGATGCGCTGAGATCGATTGAAAACAAAGCGTTTACCTATCGATTGCAGGAGGGTCAATGGATCGCGGTGAACGAAGGGGACTTCAGCGCCCCGGTCCCCGGAGGAGCAGGTAGTATCGTGTCCACACCTTCTGATATGGTGAAATTTATCGAATCATTGTTCAGCGGCCGGTTGATTACAGAAAATAGCCTGGCCCAGATGACCAATATAAGCGAGTTCTACGGTTTGGGTATTCACCTGGTGCATAGCCAGTCGTCTGCAGGTTTTGGTCATGGGGGCGGCTATCTTGGGTCTTACTCAAATCTGGCCTACTATCCTCAGGATCGCCTTGCAATAGCATACTGTACAAATGGACAGGTCTATGAAATGGACAAAATACTTTATCATGTGCTGCAAATCTGTTATGATAAATCCTATGTACTGCCATTCAACAGGCCGAGCATTCAGTTAAGCAAGAATATCCTTCAGAAATATGCGGGCATTTACGAAACCCCAAAGTTCTTACTCACTGTGACAATGGAGGGCAATCATCTTACGGCACAACCCGCAGGGCAGCAAAAATCTACCTTGGCTGCCTTTGCAGAGAACGGTTTCTTCACACAAGAATTTAATATAGAGATCACATTCGGCTCCGATAAGACGGGAAAGACAGACAGCGTGTTTATCCGACAGGGCGACCGGAAAATGGCAGGAAAGAAAATCAAATAA